In the Commensalibacter nepenthis genome, TAAGGTTTGTCCATTAATCAGCTGCACAAAAGGAGGGTAAAGTGTTCCTGTTAATACAACCGCTGCCATAGTGCATAACAGGATATTGTTCAAAACGATTGAACCTTCACGGGAAAAAAATGTAAAGATTCCTGTAGAGGTCAAAGTCGGGGCACGCCATGCAAAGAGTAATAAAGCCCCACCGCTAATCACGCCCAGTAAAAGTAAAATAAAGACCCCTCTGGCTGGATCGGATGCAAAAGCATGCACTGAGTTTAAAATACCAGAACGAACTAAGAACGTGCCACTTAATGAGAGAGAGAATGTCCCAATAGCCAATAAAATAGTCCAGATTTTAAGGGCTTCTCTTTTTTCCACGACTAAGGCTGAATGTAACAAAGCTGTTCCCGTCAGCCATGGCAATAAAGAGGCATTTTCGACAGGATCCCAAAACCAATAGCCTCCCCAACCGAGCACATAATAAGACCACCAAGAACCCAAGGCAATTCCGCATGTGAGTAATGCCCAAGCTAAGACTGTCCAAGGACGAACCCATCGCCCCCATGCGGCATCGACTTTTCCTTCTAATAATGCAGCAACAGCAAAAGCAAAAGGAACTGCAAACCCAACATAGCCCATATAAAGAATAGGAGGATGAAAGGCTAAACCTGGATCTTGTAACAAAGGATTCATGCCTTGCCCATCTAGAGGAGCAGGTGATACACGTAAAAAAGGATTAGAAGTCATTAAGCAAAAAAGTTCAAATCCAGCAGCACTTCCCCCCATAATAGCAATTACTTTGGCGCGAAGAGATAGGGGGAGGTGATGGCTATATGCAGAGACAATGGCTCCAAAGAGTGCAAGAATAAAAGCCCAGAGTAAAATAGACCCTTCGTGATTTCCCCAAACCCCTGTAATTTTATAAAGTAAAGGCTTGTCCGCAGCACTATTTTGCAAAATATTCAAAACAGAAAAATCATCTGTGACCGCAGCGGTGATTAAACACGCAAACGCTAAAGCCAAAGCCAAAAATTGCCCCCACGCCAAGGGTGAAGCCAAAGCCATCAAACGGTTATTTTTTACCTTGGCACCCATCAAAGGAATGATACATTGCGCTCCTGCCAAGCAGCAAGCGAGTGCCAAAGTAAAATGACCAAATTCTGGGCTAAGTATTTTTGAGATCACAGTATTTGTCCAGAGTGTATTTTAAAATAATTTTTATTTTATCTTCTCTAACAAAAGCTATTTTAAAAGGGAATAATGAAATTGTGAATATAGTTAAACTTACAGACATTTTGAATTGTTAAAGTAAGCTTAACTTTATTGAAAAAATTGGTTCATTTATTTGATTATTTGGGTTTAGTCATATGATCCCATGTTGCAGCATCAGGAGGAGGACCATATTTAGGATCCCATTTTCCGCTTTTACGCAAAGCTTCGGCAACTTCTTTGGGCATATAGGTTTCATCATGCTTAGCAAGCACTTCGTTAGCCGTAAAAATATTGTTATTATCCAATGTTCCAATAGCAATTACACTTTGCCCTTCACGAAATAAATCTGGTAAAATGCCTGTATAATGGACTTCAATGGCGGCCTGTCCATCCGTGATTTTAAATTGTGCAGTCGGGGTTTGGTCTTGGTGGGAATAGTGCAAGGAATTTGCTAGTACCATTCCGCCCAATCGGATCGTTGTGCCTTTTTCGGTGGGATGGTTAATCAGTTGTGAAGGGGCTTTGAAATAAACCAGATTACTTGAAAATGCAGAAAGAATTAAAACCATAGCGATGGCAAAAGAAGCCATAGATCCCAGAATAATCCATAATCTTTTCGTTTTACGTTTCATGGCTGCTGATTATTTTGAATTTGAATAAGTTTTTTTTGAACGCGTTTTAACCTTGTCCAAGAGTGAAAGGATAAGACACTAAGAGAGAGAACGGTAATACCGTAAGCAGCAATAAGATAAGGTAAATGGGTCACGATTTAAATGGCCTATTCATTTAATAAATAATGGCGGACTTGACGTTCAAGAATAGCAGCACGTAATTGCATACAAACCAAAGCAATAAAGCCCAAAACAAATCCCACAAAACAAAAAATAAGGGGCCACATCATGGAAAGGCTCATTGCTGGTGCATGTGTTATACTAAATGTGCTAGGTTGGTGCAAAGTATGCCACCAATTAACACTAAATTTAATAATAGGTAAATCAAAAACACCAACTAGGGCTAAAATAGCGGCTGCTTTATAGCCTTTTTGTTGATTATCAAAAGCATGTAACAAGGTAATATGCCCAAGATATAAAAAGAACAAAACTAACACCGAGGTTAATCGGGCATCCCATACCCACCAAGTCCCCCACATTGGCTTGCCCCACAAAGAGCCTGTAATTAAGCAAAGTGCTGTAATGACGGCACCAATGGGTCCAATTTCACCTGCGGCTAAATCTGCCAAAGGATGCTTCCAAATCAAAGAGCATAAAGCACAAAGAGCCAGCGCAAAATATCCCCCACTAGCCAGAATTGCCATAGGAACGTGAATATACATAATTCTGACGCTGTCTCCTTGCTGCCAATCCGCAGGGGAAAAGCATAACCCCCAGACCATTCCGATCGCAAGGAAGATAATAGCCGATATTATAACCCATGGTTGTATTTTGCTGGCAAAACGTAAAAATGTTCCAGGGTTAGCAAAACGATGAATATTAAAAGGTGACTGGTTCTGTGGGGAAGGTGATGTATTTGTCATTCGGAAGAGATTAAATAAAAGAAAGATAATCATACTATTACAAGTGAATGTATTTTTTTTCAATTTTAAAAGTAGAAAGATTTATTTTACTGTGCATAATTAAGAAAGTTTTAATTGTAATATTATTAAGGTGAGGAATCTAAAATGTTATTTGTCATTATGTGCACCGATAAACCCGATAGTAATGAATTGAGAATGGCAGTTCGTCCGCAACATCTCGCATATTTAAAAACATACGAAAAATATATTAAAGTTTGCGGTCCTTTGCTGAATAAAGATGAAAAAAGCTGTGGCTCTTTGATTATGATCGAAATGCAAGATCGTGCAGCAGCAGAAGGGTTCGCAGTCAGTGATCCATATACCAAAGCGGGGCTTTTTGAAAGTGTTGTGATTAGACCGATGAAAATGATTGGATATGACGGAAAAATGTTGACAACATAGTTATTCTTAAAGCTGAATGTGTAATGTAATATTATTAAATACATATATATATAAAGGATAAATTCGGCTTCAATTTTATACAATCTAGATGGTAATTCACAAGTTCAAACGACAAAAGTTCCTGTTGATTTGACAAACGTTCATGATGTGAAATTTATTCGTAAATCCCCAACAGGGGAGGGGCTTTTGGTAACGGTAAGTTAAAACGCAATCAAGTATTTATCGTTATTATAACAATGGAAATGTCGCAAACTTCGGAACCATTCCGAACCTTACAAACACTAATTCAGAGGCTGAGAGTAAACAATCAACAGCGTCAACATTCTCTATTGATGGGTATTATTATGTTTCGTTATAAACGAACTTGAAACAAGATGCTCCAGGATATATTCGAATCACGAAATTGAATTCAGATGGGCAATCGGTTGCACAATATGCTTATGGTATCGATCACCCTGCAATGATTAATGTTAAGCATGATGGTGTTGCTGAAATATTGGTAATAAATAATAATCAGTTATTGATTTTGGAACGAGGATATATTTCAAATCAAAGTAATACAACAACAGGAATTAATTCTGATGCCAGAATTTATGAAATTAATTTGCAAGATGCTCATAATATTTTTGGGGGGTGCAAATATAGATCAAACAAATATGCAATTGATTCCAAAAAATCTTGTTTGTGATTTAAAGAATTTACATATTGGTCAAGTTGAAAATTCTCAAACGCAAAGATTAAATAATATTGCTAGCATGAGTTTAGGACCGACCTTATCTGATGGCAGGCGTTCGGTTGTTTTTGCGTCAGATACTCCAAATACAGTTAGCCCAGAAAATACAAAATTAGTTAGTTTTGCGCTTGATACAACATCAAGCAATTTACAATTACATTATATTAATCAAATTGGATTGCCTTTTGATTGTCAATACACAGATCCTAACGGAATAACATATCGTATCGGTGGTTTATCAGGAATTGATTATGATCCAAAAACAGATACTTATTTGGTTGAATCTGATCATCAGACAATAGACGGTGCTTCTCTGGGATATTCGGTAATGTTTCGTGTTAAATTGAACAGGTTAACTGATAAAAATGAGCACCCAACAATCGAGTTTTTAAGCGCGCAGCCATTGGTTAATGAAAAAGGTAATCCCATATCCGATGCTGAATCCATTCGTCTTGACCCGAATGGTAATGGTTTTTGGTATACAACAGAAGAGAAACCTGCAGGGATATACCATTATCATCAAGAAGGTTCAGTAACCAAGATTGCCGTGCCAGATAATATTACGACGCGTGCTCAAGATAATTTAAGTCTAGAAGGATCTAGTTTTGCGCCTGATGGATCATATTATGTTTCAATGGAGCGTAATTTAACCGGTGATGCAACTGGATATTCCAGAATTATGAAATATGATGCGAATGGAAATATCGTGGCACAATATGCGTATTATACGGATCGCCCTTCTACGATTGGTGCAACCAGTAATGGAATTTCCGAGATTCTGTCTTTGGATAATAACACACTTTTAATTATGGAAAGAGGCGATAATAAAAATCAAACAGGTGTTACAGAAGGGGCATCAAGAAACCGTGTACGTATTTATAAAGTTAGTTTAATAAATGCGCAGAATGTTTTGGATATAGATTATTTGGCTGCAAATAATACTAAATTACTGGATAAGACTAAAATTTTTGACTCTCAGGACTCTTCTATCGTGGATAAATTAAATACGAATGAGACAAAAATTGATAATATCGAAGGAATGACATTAGGACCAAAATTGCCCGATGGTCGGCAATCTTTAATATTGGTGTCAGATAACAATTTTAATCAGTCTCAATATAAAACTCAGTTTATTAGTCTGGTTTTAGATGATGGCGATGCTTGTTTTTGACTGGCACTTTTATTTGTGCGCAAAATGGAATGGTGAGGGTTGAAGATATAATTCCAGAGAATTTGATATATAGTCTTAGGCATCGAAATATATGGTAATTACGTCAAGTTACATGGGTGGGTAAATAAAAGGGCACAGTTGCTCCATATAAGTTACCCTTTACTGTTCAAACGGTTCCTTTAATGTCTAGGACTTATCGTCCGTGTGATGCATTTAGATCTTTTGTCGATAATTGTTATACTTTAAGTATTTTAGTCGGAAAAATTTGTTTACATCATCAGGATCAAGAACAAAATATTGATATCCATTTATCAAAGCGAGAATTGTCAGGATGGTTGCCCTTATCTGAATTAAGTGCCAGATAGATATCAGGAAATGCGTTTCTTCCTTTACAACCTATAGATACAACGGGAAAAATCTTTTTATCCATTCAGATTGTAGAGGCAGGTTCTTATTTTGTCGAAGATTAAAGAATGTGCTGGTGCATATTTTGCGAAAAATCAATGGTCTGTTATTGTAAATAGATGATATGCGTTGAAAGAGGAATATTCACGATAATAAGAATTATTCCTCTAACAGGCTAAGCGTCAAATCAATATTGAGTTGTTGCAATATCTCTATAATAATCGTTTTTATATTAGTGATATTGCCACCATTGATGGTTAAAATTATTTTGCCACTTACATGATATAAATTGAAATGCCCACCCCATTTCAATATTTCTTTATTGAACGCTTGGGTTTTATGAATGCAACAGATGGAATAAGACGTTACATCAAAGGCATGAAAAGTTGTGGTTGTATTGATTTTACTCGCTAAGTGGGCAAAGAAATGATCGGGTAATGGGCTGCTGATTATTAATTGATATTCGTCACTCATTGATGTATCAAAACTCCCTTGTATCTTCTGCCCATGGGATCAGTTTCGTTGTGGCTATCGTCACAGTTCCCCATAAACATATGGTCATCAA is a window encoding:
- a CDS encoding heme lyase CcmF/NrfE family subunit, translated to MLSPEFGHFTLALACCLAGAQCIIPLMGAKVKNNRLMALASPLAWGQFLALALAFACLITAAVTDDFSVLNILQNSAADKPLLYKITGVWGNHEGSILLWAFILALFGAIVSAYSHHLPLSLRAKVIAIMGGSAAGFELFCLMTSNPFLRVSPAPLDGQGMNPLLQDPGLAFHPPILYMGYVGFAVPFAFAVAALLEGKVDAAWGRWVRPWTVLAWALLTCGIALGSWWSYYVLGWGGYWFWDPVENASLLPWLTGTALLHSALVVEKREALKIWTILLAIGTFSLSLSGTFLVRSGILNSVHAFASDPARGVFILLLLGVISGGALLLFAWRAPTLTSTGIFTFFSREGSIVLNNILLCTMAAVVLTGTLYPPFVQLINGQTLSVGKPFFDNALIPIALFLFLVMAIGPVIAFKKGNIQQTVKTLSIAACLSIISIVIAFIYLHQIFPSLATGLSIWIILSSCSDFIKHIALFKTSLNNSMKRMVGLPQAFYATNIAHIGVAITVLGIVGMAASQQKIVEVPINTTIHLAGYDWTLTNIADRQEANFIATEAVIRVSKNGKVITWLFPARHYFDRQKQVVTDVAIHTNFLSDLYAVLGDSKNSTQPTPLFVLRLHYNPLAPWIWLGGFIMAMGGFITLTDRRFRIGTPAQRKKIKEA
- a CDS encoding esterase-like activity of phytase family protein; its protein translation is MKQDAPGYIRITKLNSDGQSVAQYAYGIDHPAMINVKHDGVAEILVINNNQLLILERGYISNQSNTTTGINSDARIYEINLQDAHNIFGGCKYRSNKYAIDSKKSCL
- the ccmD gene encoding heme exporter protein CcmD; amino-acid sequence: MTHLPYLIAAYGITVLSLSVLSFHSWTRLKRVQKKLIQIQNNQQP
- a CDS encoding esterase-like activity of phytase family protein; amino-acid sequence: MQLIPKNLVCDLKNLHIGQVENSQTQRLNNIASMSLGPTLSDGRRSVVFASDTPNTVSPENTKLVSFALDTTSSNLQLHYINQIGLPFDCQYTDPNGITYRIGGLSGIDYDPKTDTYLVESDHQTIDGASLGYSVMFRVKLNRLTDKNEHPTIEFLSAQPLVNEKGNPISDAESIRLDPNGNGFWYTTEEKPAGIYHYHQEGSVTKIAVPDNITTRAQDNLSLEGSSFAPDGSYYVSMERNLTGDATGYSRIMKYDANGNIVAQYAYYTDRPSTIGATSNGISEILSLDNNTLLIMERGDNKNQTGVTEGASRNRVRIYKVSLINAQNVLDIDYLAANNTKLLDKTKIFDSQDSSIVDKLNTNETKIDNIEGMTLGPKLPDGRQSLILVSDNNFNQSQYKTQFISLVLDDGDACF
- a CDS encoding heme ABC transporter permease — protein: MTNTSPSPQNQSPFNIHRFANPGTFLRFASKIQPWVIISAIIFLAIGMVWGLCFSPADWQQGDSVRIMYIHVPMAILASGGYFALALCALCSLIWKHPLADLAAGEIGPIGAVITALCLITGSLWGKPMWGTWWVWDARLTSVLVLFFLYLGHITLLHAFDNQQKGYKAAAILALVGVFDLPIIKFSVNWWHTLHQPSTFSITHAPAMSLSMMWPLIFCFVGFVLGFIALVCMQLRAAILERQVRHYLLNE
- the ccmE gene encoding cytochrome c maturation protein CcmE, whose protein sequence is MKRKTKRLWIILGSMASFAIAMVLILSAFSSNLVYFKAPSQLINHPTEKGTTIRLGGMVLANSLHYSHQDQTPTAQFKITDGQAAIEVHYTGILPDLFREGQSVIAIGTLDNNNIFTANEVLAKHDETYMPKEVAEALRKSGKWDPKYGPPPDAATWDHMTKPK
- a CDS encoding YciI family protein; this translates as MLFVIMCTDKPDSNELRMAVRPQHLAYLKTYEKYIKVCGPLLNKDEKSCGSLIMIEMQDRAAAEGFAVSDPYTKAGLFESVVIRPMKMIGYDGKMLTT